The Musa acuminata AAA Group cultivar baxijiao chromosome BXJ1-3, Cavendish_Baxijiao_AAA, whole genome shotgun sequence genome window below encodes:
- the LOC135625194 gene encoding probable protein ABIL1 isoform X2: MMNNIKRVLDNLKNYAVRALVNAIDHLGTVAYKLTDLFEQQMLDISTIEMKISSLNVRTFTCQAYVDKEGLNQLQMSARTSRHHKHYILPDSVGNNVQNKSHIPADGNVNPIQAKSHSHAPGKSTSKTLSWHLASEVNSASNGSSLTAPCTQDAKTPKVNSKVFHLLVAEEPAPSLPLSSHLRASSGNVTFDMTSDKFGSMDPLGASKPSTSKTFGSLSKLEIYRPHSRSKSMLSAFFTKNKTFKTRKVSVP; the protein is encoded by the exons ATGATGAACAACATAAAAAG GGTATTGGATAATCTAAAGAATTATGCTGTTCGAGCCCTTGTGAATGCCATAGATCATCTCGGCACAGTTGCTTACAAACTGACAGACCTGTTTGAACAACAAATGCTTGATATATCAACCATAGAAATGAAGATTTCATCTTTAAATGTG CGAACTTTTACTTGCCAAGCTTATGTTGATAAAGAAGGTCTTAATCAGCTTCAAATGTCAGCAAGAACTTCGAGACATCACAAGCATTACATTTTACCAG ATTCTGTCGGTAACAATGTGCAGAATAAATCACATATACCAGCTGATGGCAATGTGAATCCTATTCAAGCAAAATCTCATTCTCATGCTCCAG GAAAATCCACATCAAAAACTCTTTCGTGGCACCTAGCTTCAGAAGTTAATTCTGCATCAAATGGATCTTCCCTTACAGCACCATG CACTCAGGACGCTAAAACCCCTAAAGTGAATTCTAAAGTCTTCCACCTTTTAG TTGCAGAAGAGCCTGCTCCATCACTGCCCTTATCAAGTCATCTTCGGGCATCTAGCGGAAATGTGACTTTTGATATGACTTCAGACAAATTTGGCTCGATG GATCCTTTGGGTGCTTCAAAGCCATCAACATCCAAAACCTTTGGCAGTCTCAGTAAGCTTGAGATATATAGGCCTCATTCTCGCAGTAAGAGCATGCTTTCAGCATTTTTCACCAAAAACAAAACCTTCAAAACAAGAAAGGTTTCAGTCCCCTGA
- the LOC135625194 gene encoding probable protein ABIL1 isoform X1, which yields MQQWRSESGAMTFDEVSMERSKTFVKALQELKNLRPQLYSAAEYCEKSYLHGEQKQMVLDNLKNYAVRALVNAIDHLGTVAYKLTDLFEQQMLDISTIEMKISSLNVRTFTCQAYVDKEGLNQLQMSARTSRHHKHYILPDSVGNNVQNKSHIPADGNVNPIQAKSHSHAPGKSTSKTLSWHLASEVNSASNGSSLTAPCTQDAKTPKVNSKVFHLLVAEEPAPSLPLSSHLRASSGNVTFDMTSDKFGSMDPLGASKPSTSKTFGSLSKLEIYRPHSRSKSMLSAFFTKNKTFKTRKVSVP from the exons GAACTCAAGAACCTGAGACCACAGCTCTACTCTGCTGCTGAGTATTGTGAAAAGTCTTACCTTCATGGTGAACAGAAACAGAT GGTATTGGATAATCTAAAGAATTATGCTGTTCGAGCCCTTGTGAATGCCATAGATCATCTCGGCACAGTTGCTTACAAACTGACAGACCTGTTTGAACAACAAATGCTTGATATATCAACCATAGAAATGAAGATTTCATCTTTAAATGTG CGAACTTTTACTTGCCAAGCTTATGTTGATAAAGAAGGTCTTAATCAGCTTCAAATGTCAGCAAGAACTTCGAGACATCACAAGCATTACATTTTACCAG ATTCTGTCGGTAACAATGTGCAGAATAAATCACATATACCAGCTGATGGCAATGTGAATCCTATTCAAGCAAAATCTCATTCTCATGCTCCAG GAAAATCCACATCAAAAACTCTTTCGTGGCACCTAGCTTCAGAAGTTAATTCTGCATCAAATGGATCTTCCCTTACAGCACCATG CACTCAGGACGCTAAAACCCCTAAAGTGAATTCTAAAGTCTTCCACCTTTTAG TTGCAGAAGAGCCTGCTCCATCACTGCCCTTATCAAGTCATCTTCGGGCATCTAGCGGAAATGTGACTTTTGATATGACTTCAGACAAATTTGGCTCGATG GATCCTTTGGGTGCTTCAAAGCCATCAACATCCAAAACCTTTGGCAGTCTCAGTAAGCTTGAGATATATAGGCCTCATTCTCGCAGTAAGAGCATGCTTTCAGCATTTTTCACCAAAAACAAAACCTTCAAAACAAGAAAGGTTTCAGTCCCCTGA